In the Brucella anthropi ATCC 49188 genome, one interval contains:
- a CDS encoding aspartate aminotransferase family protein, whose translation MTAQPNSLEARDIRYHLHSYTDAVRLEAEGPLVIERGDGIYVEDVSGKRYIEAMSGLWSVGVGFSEPRLAEAAARQMKKLPFYHTFSYRSHGPVIDLAEKLVSMAPVPMSKAYFTNSGSEANDTVVKLIWYRSNALGEPERKKIISRKRGYHGVTIASASLTGLPNNHRSFDLPIDRILHTGCPHFYREGQAGESEEQFATRLADELEQLIIAEGPHTIAAFIGEPVMGAGGVVVPPKTYWEKVQAVLKRYDILLIADEVICGFGRTGNLFGSQTFDMKPDILVMSKQLSSSYLPISAFLINERVYAPIAEESHKIGTLGTGFTASGHPVAAAVALENLAIIEERDLVANARDRGTYMQKRLRELQDHPLVGEVRGVGLIAGVELVTDKQAKTGLEPTGALGAKANAVLQERGVISRAMGDTLAFCPPLIINDQQVDTMVSALEATLNDVQASLTR comes from the coding sequence CATTTACGTCGAAGATGTATCGGGCAAGCGCTATATCGAAGCGATGTCAGGACTGTGGAGTGTTGGCGTGGGCTTTTCCGAACCGCGTCTGGCCGAAGCAGCTGCACGACAGATGAAGAAGCTGCCTTTCTACCATACATTCTCCTACCGTTCGCATGGTCCTGTCATTGATCTGGCAGAAAAGCTTGTCTCAATGGCTCCTGTTCCGATGAGCAAGGCCTACTTCACCAATTCAGGTTCCGAAGCCAACGATACGGTCGTCAAGTTGATCTGGTATCGCTCCAATGCGCTGGGTGAACCGGAGCGCAAGAAAATCATCTCACGCAAGCGCGGCTATCACGGTGTGACGATTGCCTCTGCCAGCCTGACCGGCTTGCCCAACAATCACCGTTCTTTCGATCTGCCGATCGATCGTATCCTGCATACGGGCTGCCCGCATTTTTATCGCGAAGGACAGGCTGGCGAGAGTGAGGAACAATTCGCAACGCGGCTGGCGGATGAGCTGGAACAGTTGATCATCGCGGAAGGTCCTCACACCATCGCTGCTTTCATTGGCGAGCCGGTGATGGGGGCTGGCGGCGTAGTCGTGCCGCCCAAAACCTATTGGGAAAAAGTGCAGGCTGTTCTCAAGCGCTACGATATTCTGCTGATCGCCGACGAGGTTATTTGCGGCTTCGGACGGACAGGCAATCTGTTCGGCAGCCAGACTTTCGATATGAAACCGGACATTCTGGTGATGTCGAAGCAGCTTTCGTCATCCTATCTGCCGATTTCGGCCTTCCTCATCAACGAGCGTGTGTACGCGCCAATTGCCGAAGAAAGCCACAAGATCGGCACGCTTGGCACGGGCTTCACGGCATCTGGCCATCCGGTGGCGGCAGCGGTAGCGCTGGAAAACCTCGCCATTATTGAAGAGCGTGATCTGGTCGCCAATGCGCGCGACCGCGGCACCTATATGCAGAAGCGCCTGCGTGAGTTGCAGGATCATCCTCTGGTCGGCGAAGTGCGTGGCGTTGGTCTCATAGCCGGTGTCGAGCTTGTCACCGACAAGCAGGCCAAGACGGGCCTTGAACCAACCGGCGCTCTGGGCGCAAAGGCAAACGCCGTTCTTCAGGAGCGCGGCGTCATTTCCCGCGCAATGGGCGATACGCTTGCCTTCTGCCCGCCGCTCATCATCAACGATCAGCAGGTTGATACGATGGTGTCCGCGCTCGAGGCGACGCTGAACGATGTTCAGGCAAGCCTCACCAGGTAA
- the cysD gene encoding sulfate adenylyltransferase subunit CysD has product MHHASLTKNLTHLQRLEAEAIHIFREVAASFSNPVMLYSVGKDSSVMLHLAMKAFYPAPPPFPFLHVDTTWKFREMIEFRDAQAREKGFELLVHINEDGVREGVGPFSHGSNVHTHVMKTVALRQALDKYKFDAAFGGARRDEEKSRAKERIFSFRSAQHGWDPKNQRPEMWKIYNTRVSAGESIRVFPLSNWTELDIWQYILQENIPIVPLYFAAHRPVVERDGMLIMLDDDRMKLRPGETVENRLVRFRTLGCYPLTGAIESSAADLSDIVEEMLIARTSERQGRAIDRDEAGSMEKKKREGYF; this is encoded by the coding sequence GTGCATCATGCATCCCTGACCAAGAACCTGACGCATCTTCAGCGCCTTGAGGCGGAAGCTATCCATATTTTTCGCGAGGTTGCGGCAAGTTTTTCCAACCCGGTAATGCTTTATTCGGTCGGTAAGGATTCGTCGGTGATGCTGCATCTGGCGATGAAGGCATTCTATCCCGCTCCGCCGCCTTTTCCCTTTCTGCATGTTGATACGACATGGAAGTTTCGGGAGATGATTGAGTTTCGCGATGCGCAGGCGCGTGAAAAGGGTTTTGAGCTGCTCGTGCATATCAATGAGGATGGCGTGCGCGAGGGGGTTGGCCCCTTTAGCCATGGATCGAATGTCCACACTCATGTGATGAAGACGGTCGCCTTGCGGCAAGCGCTCGACAAGTATAAGTTCGATGCTGCTTTTGGTGGCGCCCGTCGCGACGAGGAGAAATCGCGCGCCAAGGAGCGCATCTTTTCCTTCCGTAGCGCGCAGCATGGTTGGGACCCCAAGAACCAGCGTCCGGAAATGTGGAAGATCTACAATACGCGGGTTTCCGCAGGGGAGTCGATCCGCGTCTTTCCGCTGTCGAACTGGACTGAGCTCGATATCTGGCAATATATCCTGCAGGAGAATATCCCCATCGTCCCGCTTTATTTTGCAGCGCATCGTCCGGTGGTCGAACGTGACGGCATGCTGATCATGCTCGACGACGACCGCATGAAGTTGCGTCCGGGCGAAACGGTGGAAAACCGACTGGTGCGGTTCCGCACGCTTGGCTGCTATCCGTTGACCGGCGCTATTGAATCCAGTGCGGCTGACCTCTCCGATATTGTCGAAGAAATGCTGATTGCCCGTACATCCGAGCGGCAGGGCCGCGCCATTGACCGTGACGAAGCCGGATCGATGGAAAAAAAGAAGCGCGAGGGCTATTTCTGA
- the cysN gene encoding sulfate adenylyltransferase subunit CysN, producing MNAIIKPVATNAVVSDFLADQERKTLLRFLTCGSVDDGKSTLIGRLLYDTKLIFEDQLASLKNDSRKFGTTDDDFDFALLVDGLEAEREQGITIDVAYRFFSTPRRKFIVADTPGHAQYTRNMATGASTADLAIVLIDARQGVLTQTRRHSFIAAALGIRHIVLAVNKIDLVDFSQEAFERIVADYMSFANELGFVSIQPIPLSARFGDNVTLPSPRMDWYEGPHLLEHLETVRIDTEAAAKPFRFPVQYVNRPNLDFRGFSGTVASGSISAGDAVVVAKSGKTSRVKRIATYDGDLPRASEGQAVTLVLEDEIEVSRGNMLVGTEARPEVADRLSANIVWFGEEALHPGRSYILRTETDQTPVTINEIVYRTDIDSFTRQEASRLDLNEIGLCHLQTVDQIAFDPYADNRVTGAFVLIDRLTNATVGAGMIDSALRQATNVHLQSFDLDKQTRAAQKFQKPAVLWFTGLSGSGKSTIANRLEQRLHALGKHTYLLDGDNVRHGLNSDLGFSDEDRAENIRRVGEVARLMTDAGLVVLVSFISPFQAERDRIRARLPEGEFVEIFVDTPIEECIARDPKGLYAQALRGEIKAFTGIDSPYEAPVSPELRLSTTGRDVDELVAEVEKYLAERGIIGSYGSDSWSI from the coding sequence ATGAATGCGATAATCAAGCCTGTTGCGACCAATGCTGTAGTCAGCGACTTCCTGGCCGATCAGGAGCGCAAGACACTCTTGCGCTTCCTTACTTGCGGATCGGTGGATGACGGCAAGTCAACGCTCATCGGACGCCTGCTCTATGACACGAAACTGATCTTCGAGGACCAGCTCGCATCGTTGAAGAACGACAGCCGCAAGTTCGGTACCACGGATGACGATTTCGATTTCGCATTGCTGGTTGACGGTCTGGAGGCTGAGCGGGAGCAGGGCATCACCATTGATGTCGCCTATCGCTTCTTTTCGACACCACGTCGCAAATTCATTGTCGCTGATACACCCGGTCATGCGCAATATACGCGCAACATGGCGACTGGTGCCTCGACAGCCGATCTTGCTATCGTGCTCATCGATGCTCGTCAGGGTGTACTGACCCAGACACGACGCCATTCCTTTATTGCCGCTGCACTTGGTATTCGTCACATCGTTCTGGCCGTGAACAAGATCGATCTGGTCGATTTTTCGCAAGAGGCTTTCGAGCGCATCGTTGCCGATTATATGAGTTTCGCCAATGAATTAGGCTTTGTCAGCATCCAGCCGATCCCGCTTTCGGCGCGTTTCGGCGACAATGTCACCCTGCCGTCGCCACGCATGGACTGGTATGAAGGGCCGCATCTGCTCGAACATCTGGAGACCGTGCGCATCGACACGGAGGCAGCGGCCAAGCCGTTTCGTTTTCCGGTGCAATATGTGAACCGGCCCAATCTCGATTTTCGCGGCTTCTCCGGCACTGTGGCATCCGGTTCGATCAGCGCTGGTGATGCCGTGGTGGTTGCCAAATCAGGCAAAACCTCCCGCGTAAAACGCATCGCCACCTATGACGGTGATCTGCCACGTGCTTCCGAAGGACAGGCTGTCACACTGGTGCTGGAGGACGAGATCGAGGTTTCGCGCGGCAATATGCTGGTCGGGACGGAGGCCCGGCCCGAAGTTGCTGATCGGCTTTCAGCCAATATAGTCTGGTTCGGCGAGGAGGCATTGCATCCCGGCCGTTCCTATATCCTGCGTACCGAGACTGATCAGACGCCGGTAACGATCAACGAGATCGTATACAGAACCGATATTGACAGTTTCACCCGTCAGGAAGCATCCCGCCTCGACCTCAACGAAATTGGACTTTGCCATCTCCAGACGGTGGATCAGATTGCGTTCGATCCTTACGCGGATAATCGTGTAACCGGCGCGTTCGTCTTGATCGACCGGCTTACCAACGCGACTGTGGGCGCTGGGATGATCGATAGTGCTCTTCGTCAGGCGACGAATGTGCATCTGCAGTCCTTCGACCTCGACAAGCAGACACGCGCAGCGCAGAAATTCCAGAAACCGGCTGTGCTCTGGTTTACGGGGCTGTCAGGCTCCGGCAAATCCACCATCGCAAACCGGCTCGAACAGCGGCTCCACGCGCTTGGCAAGCACACCTACCTGCTGGACGGTGATAATGTCCGTCATGGCCTCAACAGCGATCTGGGCTTCTCCGATGAGGATAGGGCGGAGAATATCCGCCGTGTCGGCGAAGTCGCCCGATTGATGACCGATGCGGGACTGGTGGTACTGGTCTCCTTCATCTCGCCATTTCAAGCTGAGCGTGATCGTATTCGCGCTCGCCTGCCTGAAGGTGAGTTTGTCGAGATATTCGTGGATACACCGATTGAGGAATGCATCGCGCGTGACCCGAAGGGGCTCTATGCGCAGGCTTTGCGTGGCGAGATCAAGGCTTTCACCGGGATCGATTCTCCCTATGAGGCGCCAGTTTCACCGGAATTGCGCCTGAGCACGACAGGTCGTGACGTTGACGAACTCGTCGCAGAAGTAGAAAAGTATCTTGCCGAACGTGGTATCATCGGCAGTTATGGCAGCGATTCCTGGTCAATCTGA
- the cysQ gene encoding 3'(2'),5'-bisphosphate nucleotidase CysQ — MKISASPKADPNDEAMLAVLQEAALEAGRVIMKHYANGCAVQSKKDSSPVTEADRDAEAIILAALASVVPDIPVVAEEEVAAGRLPSHLGRRFLLVDPLDGTREFLLRNGDFTVNIGLIEDGAPVLGIVYAPVRNRLFIGNSNGAEEITTTKDHAIGTRRGIAVRVHGPERVAVCSRSHKNPETEKFLNDNRINSCVSIGSSLKFCLIASGEADIYPRFGPTMEWDTAAGDAVLRAAGGLTTTFEGTPLSYGQRANEGVAGFANPNFVAFGGGTKPVFAML, encoded by the coding sequence ATGAAGATTTCAGCCTCCCCGAAAGCCGATCCGAACGACGAAGCAATGCTGGCCGTCCTGCAGGAAGCTGCACTCGAGGCGGGGCGCGTTATCATGAAGCACTATGCCAATGGTTGCGCGGTTCAGAGCAAGAAAGATTCTTCCCCGGTCACGGAAGCAGATCGTGACGCGGAAGCCATCATTCTTGCGGCACTCGCTTCCGTTGTTCCGGATATTCCGGTTGTGGCTGAAGAAGAAGTGGCAGCGGGACGTTTGCCTTCACATTTGGGGCGGCGATTTTTATTGGTCGACCCTCTCGACGGCACCCGTGAGTTTCTGTTGCGAAACGGCGATTTCACAGTGAATATCGGCCTGATCGAGGATGGCGCTCCGGTTCTCGGCATCGTTTATGCACCAGTTCGCAATCGCTTGTTTATTGGAAACAGCAATGGTGCTGAAGAAATAACGACGACCAAAGATCATGCAATCGGAACAAGGCGCGGGATAGCGGTGCGTGTTCACGGGCCAGAGCGGGTGGCCGTCTGCAGCCGGTCACACAAGAACCCGGAAACGGAAAAGTTCCTGAACGACAACAGGATCAACAGCTGTGTTTCCATCGGTTCGTCGCTGAAATTCTGCCTGATTGCCAGTGGAGAGGCCGATATTTATCCACGTTTCGGCCCGACGATGGAATGGGATACGGCGGCGGGCGATGCCGTGTTACGCGCCGCTGGTGGCCTCACCACGACTTTCGAGGGAACGCCGCTCTCTTATGGTCAACGCGCCAATGAAGGTGTTGCGGGTTTTGCAAACCCCAATTTCGTGGCTTTTGGCGGTGGTACGAAGCCTGTTTTTGCTATGCTTTAA
- a CDS encoding tyrosine-type recombinase/integrase, whose product MLVYLDEKAIRTSRPRETEAAVNRLNDFFGADAINEIRGKRCREFADHRKTESGARRDLEVLRAAINHYHKEYGLDVVPAVTLPDKSLPRERWLTRNEVAALIKAARRLQKCDHIIRLVLIGTYTGTRLSPILGLQWMPNTTGGYVDLDKGVIYRKAMGERVAHNKRKPPAKIPPRLLRFLRYWKAKDEAWSAEQAKTVSLRHIVHFNGEKITKPHKAFRSVRAEAGLGEDVTPHVLRHTRATWLAQAGVDAHQAAASLGMTVEEFERTYSHVSPLFQKDAANAF is encoded by the coding sequence TTGCTGGTCTATCTCGATGAGAAGGCCATCCGCACTTCAAGGCCAAGGGAAACAGAAGCAGCCGTCAACAGGCTGAATGACTTCTTCGGTGCGGATGCAATCAATGAAATACGCGGCAAGAGATGCAGAGAGTTTGCCGATCATAGGAAAACAGAGAGCGGCGCGAGGCGGGATTTGGAAGTCCTGCGCGCTGCTATAAATCATTATCACAAGGAATACGGGTTGGATGTCGTACCGGCGGTAACATTGCCAGACAAGAGCCTGCCGAGGGAACGATGGCTAACCCGGAATGAAGTGGCAGCGCTTATAAAAGCCGCCAGGAGGCTCCAGAAGTGCGATCACATCATCCGGCTTGTTCTGATCGGCACATATACCGGAACGCGCCTATCGCCCATTCTGGGGCTGCAATGGATGCCGAATACCACAGGCGGATATGTTGATCTGGATAAAGGTGTGATCTACCGCAAGGCCATGGGTGAGCGGGTAGCCCATAACAAGCGCAAGCCACCGGCAAAGATACCACCGCGCTTGTTGCGGTTCCTTCGTTACTGGAAGGCGAAGGACGAAGCATGGAGTGCCGAGCAGGCAAAGACTGTCAGCTTGCGCCATATCGTGCATTTCAACGGGGAGAAGATAACCAAGCCACATAAGGCATTCCGCTCGGTGCGGGCTGAGGCTGGTTTAGGGGAAGATGTCACACCGCATGTCTTGCGCCACACAAGGGCGACTTGGCTTGCACAAGCTGGCGTAGATGCCCACCAGGCAGCAGCATCTTTGGGTATGACAGTGGAAGAGTTCGAAAGGACTTATTCGCATGTATCGCCGCTATTCCAGAAGGATGCGGCCAATGCGTTCTGA
- a CDS encoding HNH endonuclease signature motif containing protein produces MASELSAEQIRELMHYDPKTGICLWKIRDSKWFEGNSRDAEWCCNAWNKRYAGTKIGRLSKGYIEARILGKMYGMHRVIWLYMTGKWPLLVDHINGNPSDNRWKNLRETDQATNNKNLRQRSDNKSGATGVYFQKSTGKWQSKIKSSGVDYHLGAYQKREDAILARKVAEKCLGFHANHGRK; encoded by the coding sequence ATGGCGAGTGAATTGAGTGCCGAGCAAATTCGCGAATTGATGCACTACGATCCAAAAACCGGGATTTGCCTATGGAAAATCCGAGATAGCAAGTGGTTTGAAGGAAACTCGCGCGATGCGGAATGGTGCTGCAACGCATGGAACAAGCGTTATGCCGGGACAAAAATAGGCCGTCTCTCTAAAGGATATATCGAAGCACGAATACTCGGGAAAATGTACGGGATGCATCGCGTGATTTGGCTCTACATGACTGGGAAATGGCCGCTTCTCGTCGACCATATCAACGGAAACCCGAGTGACAACAGATGGAAAAATCTCAGAGAGACCGACCAGGCAACAAACAATAAAAACCTACGGCAACGTAGTGATAATAAGTCTGGAGCCACGGGCGTTTACTTTCAAAAAAGCACCGGTAAATGGCAATCCAAGATCAAATCATCGGGCGTCGATTACCATCTCGGCGCATATCAAAAACGAGAAGACGCTATCCTTGCGAGAAAAGTCGCTGAGAAGTGCCTTGGGTTCCACGCTAATCACGGGAGGAAGTAA